The nucleotide sequence GGATACGGTCATTACGAAGGACCTCTCCACCAATCGCATCGGCAGGCCGGGCGCGGAGGTGCTTTCCACGCCGTCGCTCCTCAAGCTCATGGAGCTGGCGAGCATGCAGGCTACCGACTCGCAGATACCGGACACGCACACGAGCGTGGGGTACGCCGTGGACGAGATGCGGCACCTGGCGCCGGCTGCAATGGGCGCGACGGTTACCGTGAAGGCCGTGGTGACGGCGATAGACAAGAACAAGATCAGCTACACAATTGAGGCGCACGAGGGCGGGAAGCTGATCGGCAAGGCGCTGCACAAGCGGGCGATCATTCCGAAGGACCCGCCGAAGTAGGAGGTGGAGGACAGTCATGAACTCGGTCACGCTAGATCTGACAGACGAACAGACGAAGAGGTTGCACAAGTTGGCAGCCAGGCTTGGTGTGACGATGCAAGAACTTGTCCGCATAAGCCTGTTCGAGTTATTGAATGCCCCGGAAACCGATTTCGAAGCCGCGGCGGATCACGTTATCAGCAAGAACTCTGAACTCTACCGCCGCCTGGCGTGAATGCGATACCTTAGCCTCTACGAGGTCATTCAGATTCACCAGAAGGTCGTGTCGACCACTGGCGGAGGCGCGGGCATCAGAGACATCGGTCTCCTGGAGAGTGCCGTCTCACAACCGCGACTCACGTTTGCAGGCGCGGACCTGTATCCAACCGTTGCCGACAAGGCGGCGGCATTGTGTTTCTCGATTGTGATGGGCCATCCTTTTGTGGACGGGAACAAGAGGACTGGCCATGCGGCAATGGAGACATTCCTGATCCGAATGGCATTGAGGTACTGGCCTCGGTGTCGGAGCAGGAGGATACGATGCTTCGGCTGGCGGCAGGCGACATGACGCGAGAAGGGTTCGGAAGTTGGGTGGAAACCCACACCAAAGCATCGGGCAGCGATAACAAGTCCGCATTGTTGACTAATCGAAGGTTTGTTATACTTAGCCCGATTGCAAGGTCGCGATACCGGAACTACGGATTTCGTCGTCTGTGTCATGGGCTCGCGTCCATTTCTAGAATGAACAAAATCCGCTTCGGCGGGCTGCACTCAGTTGCAGGAAAGGAGTCACAGCTTTGAAGTGGATTGATTACGCCAGTCCTCACACAGTGAAAGAGGCGGTAACGCTGCTGGCCGAGAAGGGCGATGCGGCCCGGGCCATGGCAGGCGGCACCGACCTCATCGTTGAGATGCGCGTCGGCCGCCGGACGCCCGCCCTGGTCGTCGATATCAAGGGCATCCCCGAGCTTAACGAGATCACGTACACGACGGAGGACGGCCTGACGCTCGGCGCAGCCGTTCCCTGTTACAAGATCTACAACAACAAGGCCGTCATCAAGAACTACCCCGGGCTTGTCGATGCTGCCTCCATTATCGGCGGCACGCAGATCCAGGGCAGGGCGTCGATCGGCGGCAACCTCTGTAACGCTGCCCCGAGCGGCGACGCCATACCGGCGCTTATCGCGCTCGGCGCAAAGGCGAAGATCGCCGGCGTCAACGGCACTCGCATCGTGAACGTGGAAGACTTCTGCCTCGCCCCCAGGCAGACGGTCGTCAAGCCCGGCGAGCTGCTCGTCTCTCTTAGCATCCCCGCCCCGAAGGCCAACACCGGCGCGCGCTACATTCGCTTCATCCCCCGCAACGAGATGGACATCGCGGTTGTCGGCGTGGGCGTATCCGTGGAGCTGAACGGCAGCACCTTCAAGTCCGCCCGCGTATCGCTGGCCTCGGTCGCCCCGAAGCCCCTGTTCGTCAAGGAGGCGGGCGACGCCCTTGCCGGCAAGCCGATCAGCGAAGCGAGCATCGAGAAGGCAGCCGAGCTTGCAGCGGCCGCCGCCAAGCCCATTTCAGACATGCGCGGAACGGCAGAGTACCGCAAGCACCTGTGCGCCGTGCTTACAAGGCGCGCTCTTAACGCTGCTATCGAAAGGACCCGTGGAGGTACCGTTAATGCCCACTAAGACATACGTACAGACGACGATCAACGGCGAGCAGGTGGAATTTCTCTGCGAGCCCCGACAGAGCCTGCTCGAATGCCTCCGGGACATTTTGCACCTGACCGGCACGAAGGAGGGCTGCAACGACGGCAACTGCGGCGCCTGTACCGTGAACATGGACGGCCGCATCGTGTGCTCCTGCCTGGTGCTTGGCGTCGAGGCCAACGGCAAGGAGATAGGCACGATCGAAGGCGTGGCGACGCCGAAGGGCCTGCACCCGCTGCAGCTGGCGTTCCTCGAGGGCGCGGCGCTCCAGTGCGGCATCTGCACCCCGGGATTCATCGTCGCCTCCAAGGCGCTTCTTGAGCAGAACCCCAGGCCCACCGAGCAGGAGATCCGCTTCTGGCTCGCGAACAACCTCTGCCGCTGCACCGGGTACGACAAGATCGTGAGGGCGGTGATGGACGCCGCAAACAGGATGGAGGCAGCCAAGAGATGACATCTACCTACGAGCGCAACGTGGTCCTATCTTCGAAGACATTCGACGTGGTCGGGACCCGGCCGGTGCGCCACGACGGCCACGAGAAGGTTACCGGCGCGGCGAAGTACGGCGCGGACCTTTACCCGACGGGCGTCCTGTTCGGGAAGGTGCTGCGCAGCCCGCACGCTCACGCGAAGATCAAGTCTATCGATACCAGCGCGGCCGAGAAGCATCCCGGCGTGCTGGCGGTGGTAACGGCGAAGGACTTCCCCATCAAGGGGGGAGACCAGGTCATAAAGGTGGGCGAGGGCACGGCGAATATCAAGTACCTGCAGGACGCCGTGATGGCAACGGACAAGGCACTGTTCAAGGGGCACCCGATCGCAGGCGTGGCCGCAGTGAACGTTCACGTCGCTGAGGAGGCACTCGCGCTGATCAAGGTCGACTACGAGGTGCTTCCGTCGGTTCTCACCGCAGTGGACGCGATGAAGCCTGGTGCGCCGATCATTCATCCTCAGTTAAGGACCGACGCTCTGGGGGATACCAAGAAAGACAACCCCACAAACATTGATGGCCATGTCCTCCACAAAATGGGCGATGCGGACGCTGGCTTCAAGAGGGCCGACGTCGTTGTTGAGCGGGAGTTCAACACAGCGACGGTACACCAGGGCTATATCGAGCCCCACAATACGACGGTGAACTGGGGCCGAGACGGACGCGTCTATGTGTGGCAGAGCACTCAGGGCCCGTTCGATATACGCGACGCGACCGCCAAGATCCTTGGCCTTTCTGACTCGATGGTCAAGCTGACGCCTCTTGAGATCGGCGGAGGCTTCGGAGGGAAGTTCTCGCCTTACGGCACGCCGGTGGCGGCGCTGCTGTCCAAGAAGACCGGCAGGCCGGTAAAGATCATCATGACGCGTCAGGAAGACCTGGAGGCCACGGGACCCACACCAGGGTCCTACATCAAGGTCAAGATCGGCGCTACCAAGGAAGGCAAGATCACTGCGGCGACCGCATACATGGCCTACGAGTCCGGCGCATACCCTGAATCTTTTGTCGGCCTCGGCGCGATGGCCATCTTCGCGCCATACGACATCGCAAATGTCACCATCGAAGGCTTCGGCGCAATCTGCAACAAGCCATCGACGGCGGCCTACAGGGCGCCGGGCGCGACGAACGCGGAGTTCGCCTCCGAGACGGTCATCGACGAGATCGCACGCAAGTTGAAGGTAGATCCCATCGACTTCCGCCTGCTGAATGCCGCCAAGGAAGGCACACGCCGCGCGGACGGCCCGGTCTACCCGAAGATCGGCTGCGTGGAAGTGCTGGAGGCGATGAAGAACCACCCGCACTACAAGGCGCCGCTAAAGGGGAAGAACATTGGACGCGGCGTTGCTGTAGGCTGGTGGATCAACGCAGGTCTGCAGTCCGCCTGCACGATAACTGTTAACCCGGATGGCACCTGCGGCCTGGTCGAGGGCTCCCCGGACATCGGCGGCAGCCGCACGGCGATCTCCATGCAGGCCGCAGAGGCGCTAGGCATTCCCGTAGAGGACATCCGCCCACAGGTTGTCAGCACGGACGAGGTCGGCTTTACCGCCGGGACAGGCGGGAGCCG is from SAR202 cluster bacterium and encodes:
- a CDS encoding xanthine dehydrogenase family protein subunit M produces the protein MKWIDYASPHTVKEAVTLLAEKGDAARAMAGGTDLIVEMRVGRRTPALVVDIKGIPELNEITYTTEDGLTLGAAVPCYKIYNNKAVIKNYPGLVDAASIIGGTQIQGRASIGGNLCNAAPSGDAIPALIALGAKAKIAGVNGTRIVNVEDFCLAPRQTVVKPGELLVSLSIPAPKANTGARYIRFIPRNEMDIAVVGVGVSVELNGSTFKSARVSLASVAPKPLFVKEAGDALAGKPISEASIEKAAELAAAAAKPISDMRGTAEYRKHLCAVLTRRALNAAIERTRGGTVNAH
- a CDS encoding thioesterase; the protein is MATDKLKVGMTAVVDTVITKDLSTNRIGRPGAEVLSTPSLLKLMELASMQATDSQIPDTHTSVGYAVDEMRHLAPAAMGATVTVKAVVTAIDKNKISYTIEAHEGGKLIGKALHKRAIIPKDPPK
- a CDS encoding (2Fe-2S)-binding protein; the encoded protein is MPTKTYVQTTINGEQVEFLCEPRQSLLECLRDILHLTGTKEGCNDGNCGACTVNMDGRIVCSCLVLGVEANGKEIGTIEGVATPKGLHPLQLAFLEGAALQCGICTPGFIVASKALLEQNPRPTEQEIRFWLANNLCRCTGYDKIVRAVMDAANRMEAAKR
- a CDS encoding DNA-binding protein translates to MNSVTLDLTDEQTKRLHKLAARLGVTMQELVRISLFELLNAPETDFEAAADHVISKNSELYRRLA
- a CDS encoding xanthine dehydrogenase family protein molybdopterin-binding subunit, encoding MTSTYERNVVLSSKTFDVVGTRPVRHDGHEKVTGAAKYGADLYPTGVLFGKVLRSPHAHAKIKSIDTSAAEKHPGVLAVVTAKDFPIKGGDQVIKVGEGTANIKYLQDAVMATDKALFKGHPIAGVAAVNVHVAEEALALIKVDYEVLPSVLTAVDAMKPGAPIIHPQLRTDALGDTKKDNPTNIDGHVLHKMGDADAGFKRADVVVEREFNTATVHQGYIEPHNTTVNWGRDGRVYVWQSTQGPFDIRDATAKILGLSDSMVKLTPLEIGGGFGGKFSPYGTPVAALLSKKTGRPVKIIMTRQEDLEATGPTPGSYIKVKIGATKEGKITAATAYMAYESGAYPESFVGLGAMAIFAPYDIANVTIEGFGAICNKPSTAAYRAPGATNAEFASETVIDEIARKLKVDPIDFRLLNAAKEGTRRADGPVYPKIGCVEVLEAMKNHPHYKAPLKGKNIGRGVAVGWWINAGLQSACTITVNPDGTCGLVEGSPDIGGSRTAISMQAAEALGIPVEDIRPQVVSTDEVGFTAGTGGSRVTFATGWAAYEAAQDVKRQMITRAATIWDVPAESLKMEKGVVMSKMDSELKMTFKHLAGELNGTGGPIVGRGTVDPKGVGPAFAGDIVDVEVDPETGKTTIKRFTVVQDVGKAIHPSYVEGQLQGGSVQGIGWALNEEYFMTPEGRMANSTLLDYRMPTALDLPLIDTVLVEVANPGHPFGVRGVGEVNIVPPPAAIANAISQAVGVRMEVLPMKPGAVMEAIWKSGKNGNGAKLASAAKAATATNGKKTTKK